A single genomic interval of Megalobrama amblycephala isolate DHTTF-2021 linkage group LG15, ASM1881202v1, whole genome shotgun sequence harbors:
- the LOC125247027 gene encoding uncharacterized protein LOC125247027 — MPTTPKSAHKVSQKRRQQLSLARASKTKVNNTLDDETPSASASSRKLSFGKGKRESVEGNDSRATPEWLIIHVARLNELVSGLCCPNCAGSGLKINIVPQNHGFCSSVLLECSLCERDRYCRSVYTSTRLQDESRNDVAFDVNVRMVLLAHELGMGYAALKKISKVLGIPSLHLKTYQRHNRKVTVAEIERGLGSLHRAREQIRQAYAEVDADVARLLMEDEDAVINISVSFDGTWHKRGFTSNYGIGVCIDVLTGLVIDFEVLSSYCHACALKNSAKREGKITDQEFESWREAHTDCAKNFAGSSKAMEQEAAKRMWARSVSRHQVRYTEMLSDGDSAAFKEVVALNPYPGHEIVKLECINHAHKRMGTALRKLSKLGQLGGKGLGKLTAPKCKALQHFYRGAIINNQGSIDKMKAEIWAGLLHNMSSDDNPLHTRCSPLWCWYRRAEENGETPESHKHHTKNFLSREVGKKLIPVYHRMSSDSLLQRMQHGGTQNANECLNSVIWARCPKTVFVGKSRVEAAASMAIATFNEGASVMDKLWLQCTVINVNTCSYTDMVRLSKANIFQSTRVKRRRLSVSSAKKVKRHRQENEEGPTYGAGMDI, encoded by the exons ATGCCGACAACACCGAAATCAGCTCATAAAGTTTCACAGAAAAGACGGCAACAGCTGTCACTTGCAAGAGCTAGTAAAACGAAAGTAAACAACACATTAGACGATGAAACCCCATCAGCCAGTGCCTCATCGCGTAAGCTTTCATTTggaaagggaaagagagagtcTGTTGAAGGGAATGACAGCCGCGCCACACCGGAATGGCTCATAATTCACGTCGCACGATTGAATGAATTAGTTAGTGGTTTGTGTTGTCCTAACTGTGCCGGATCAGGGCTGAAAATTAACATCGTTCCACAGAATCATGGGTTCTGTAGCAGTGTGTTGCTGGAGTGTAGTCTGTGTGAGAGAGATAGGTACTGCAGAAGTGTTTACACATCTACGCGTCTGCAAGACGAGTCCAGGAACGACGTTGCATTTGATGTGAATGTGCGGATGGTGCTCTTAGCACATGAATTAGGAATGGGGTATGCAGCTCTCAAAAAAATCAGCAAGGTGTTGGGGATACCTTCCCTTCACCTTAAGACTTATCAGAGACACAACAGAAAAGTGACAG TTGCAGAAATTGAGAGAGGCTTGGGGTCATTGCACAGGGCCAGGGAGCAGATCAGGCAGGCTTATGCTGAGGTTGATGCAGATGTGGCAAGGTTACTGATGGAGGATGAAGATGCAGTTATAAACATCAGCGTGTCTTTTGATGGAACCTGGCATAAAAGAGGTTTCACTTCAAATTATGGCATCGGTGTGTGCATTGACGTCCTTACAGGTCTAGTAATAGACTTTGAGGTCTTGTCCTCCTACTGTCATGCATGTGCCTTAAAGAATAGTGCCAAGCGAGAAGGAAAAATAACAGACCAGGAATTTGAAAGCTGGAGGGAGGCACACACTGACTGTGCTAAAAATTTTGCAGGTTCAAGTAAAGCAATGGAGCAGGAGGCAGCTAAGAGGATGTGGGCCAGGTCAGTCAGTCGTCACCAGGTGCGATATACTGAGATGCTGTCAGATGGAGATAGTGCTGCATTTAAGGAGGTGGTTGCCCTCAACCCATACCCTGGACATGAAATTGTGAAATTGGAGTGCATAAATCATGCCCATAAGCGCATGGGTACAGCACTTAGGAAACTAAGTAAATTAGGTCAATTAGGGGGCAAGGGTCTGGGCAAGCTGACTGCCCCTAAATGTAAAGCCTTGCAACATTTTTACAGGGGGGCTATTATTAATAACCAGGGCTCCATAGATAAAATGAAAGCTGAGATCTGGGCAGGTCTCCTTCACAACATGTCTAGTGATGACAATCCATTACATACGAGGTGCAGTCCATTGTGGTGTTGGTACAGGAGAGCAGAGGAGAATGGAGAAACACCAGAGTCCCACAAGCATCACACTAAAAACTTTCTGTCACGTGAAGTGGGAAAGAAGCTTATCCCTGTGTATCACCGAATGTCCAGTGACAGTCTGCTACAGCGCATGCAGCATGGAGGCACTCAAAATGCAAATGAGTGCCTCAACTCTGTCATATGGGCCCGATGTCCGAAAACAGTATTTGTGGGGAAAAGCAGGGTTGAGGCTGCAGCCAGTATGGCTATTGCCACTTTTAATGAAGGTGCCTCTGTCATGGATAAGTTGTGGCTTCAGTGtacagttatcaatgtaaataCATGCAGTTACACTGACATGGTTAGACTTTCAAAAGCGAACATTTTTCAGTCCACCCGTGTGAAACGCAGGCGCCTAAGCGTAAGCTCAGCCAAAAAGGTGAAAAGACACCGACAGGAGAACGAAGAGGGGCCTACATATGGTGCAGGCATGGACATTTAG